A genomic region of Lachnoclostridium edouardi contains the following coding sequences:
- a CDS encoding exonuclease SbcCD subunit D, with amino-acid sequence MKIIHLSDLHIGKQLNGYSLKENQQKILRQAVDVIRKEQPDVILLCGDIYDKAVPSGEAFAVFNQFLNDLNSLERQIPVLIIAGNHDSPQRLSFASGFLEKHHIYMSVLPPQKPEERLKKIVVEDEFGPVNFYLLPFMKPGYVRGLFEKEGAKDIPGTYEEAVRAVLARETVNPKERNVILSHQFYTSKSGEPETCGSEQVSLSVGGVDKIDVSVLDEFDYAALGHLHKAQQSGRREARYCGTLLKYSVSEEKHKKSITLVTMEEKGKPVIMKEIPVTGIQDVRREKGSLEEILSRVTENNRHDFVSVTITDNQEPYHFREKLQETFDFLLEIKVDNERTRKRLEETACQAPLSTPFEAFCSFYETVCRQPLTEEEEKEIKKVLAKAEEEQI; translated from the coding sequence TTGAAAATCATCCATTTATCGGATTTACATATAGGAAAACAATTAAACGGTTACAGCTTAAAAGAAAACCAGCAAAAGATTTTAAGACAAGCTGTAGACGTAATCAGAAAAGAGCAGCCGGATGTTATTTTATTGTGCGGAGATATTTATGATAAGGCGGTACCGTCCGGGGAGGCATTTGCTGTATTTAACCAGTTTTTAAATGATTTAAATAGCCTGGAAAGGCAGATTCCGGTGCTGATTATAGCAGGAAACCACGATTCTCCTCAAAGACTGAGCTTTGCCAGCGGATTTTTAGAAAAACATCACATCTATATGTCTGTGCTGCCTCCCCAAAAACCGGAGGAGCGGTTAAAGAAAATCGTGGTGGAGGATGAATTTGGGCCGGTGAATTTTTATTTGCTGCCTTTTATGAAGCCAGGGTATGTAAGGGGGCTGTTTGAAAAGGAGGGGGCAAAGGATATTCCCGGAACATATGAGGAGGCAGTGAGGGCCGTTTTGGCCAGAGAGACTGTAAACCCCAAAGAAAGAAACGTAATTTTATCTCATCAATTTTATACCTCAAAAAGCGGGGAGCCGGAGACATGCGGCTCAGAACAAGTATCATTATCCGTAGGCGGTGTAGATAAAATAGACGTGTCTGTGCTGGATGAATTTGATTACGCCGCATTAGGACATTTACATAAGGCCCAGCAGTCAGGGCGGAGGGAGGCCAGATACTGCGGCACTTTGCTGAAATATTCTGTAAGTGAGGAAAAGCATAAAAAATCTATTACCTTAGTGACCATGGAGGAAAAGGGAAAGCCGGTTATTATGAAAGAGATTCCCGTAACAGGCATTCAGGACGTGCGCAGGGAAAAAGGAAGTCTGGAGGAAATTTTAAGCAGAGTAACAGAAAATAACCGCCATGATTTTGTCAGCGTTACAATTACTGACAATCAAGAGCCATATCATTTTCGGGAAAAGCTACAGGAAACCTTTGATTTTCTGCTGGAGATTAAGGTGGACAATGAAAGAACCAGAAAAAGATTGGAGGAAACAGCCTGCCAGGCGCCTTTATCAACCCCTTTTGAGGCGTTCTGCAGCTTTTATGAGACAGTGTGCCGTCAGCCTTTGACAGAAGAGGAGGAAAAGGAAATAAAAAAAGTACTGGCAAAAGCAGAGGAGGAGCAAATATGA
- a CDS encoding AAA family ATPase codes for MRPEKLILSAFGSYGGRETVDLEKIGRGIFLITGDTGAGKTTIFDGIVYALYGETSGGRRDGTMMRSQYAASDEETYVELEFSQRGKRYYIKRSPAYERVGRRKNKDGEYPMVQVGAKVCLIMPDGTEYPGNIRDVNEKIQEIIGIDKNQFAQTGMIAQGEYLKLLLASSRERKEIFSKIFNTGIYGKIQRILKDQAGEMFKQLEEKEKLWLHEARQVEPLENSSQAELWREVIQFPETKSGEGEKILNEILKETEADEKLWRQKVEEGRRISGQLKLQIQTGEENNYLLDQKNQAKARLTMLQEKRSWWEEINKRLGLAEKAEAVKQLENILDKEKQEFFLAAGRNEKTVKELEELKGEKEEAEKTAAVWEKAEKEEAPKLYGDIARLKEIMPLYEMADQAKFTESRLAGERKQLDVKKSETEAEISEIKGRIESLNQREEQGKDSPKRLIECQLKIERLENSLEELGQLEKSVFQAEEGKNKAEESQKNTVQLQEKYNNAVREYERKYKLFIAAQASLMAADLREGEPCPVCGSVSHPKKAEPWTEAVTEDQLNREKENRDYLEKTLREAAKNSGKAVQEAGYLAEKVRELENKLQPFLPQSDNSCEEKVKAGLALCRDRLKEAKKEELLQKQQEEELEQGREEKKKLSLSLENKQKEAEGLEKRIQEIAAAQGENKVKLQEISSRLPEMLKEEADKQLKSLSDRLSDIEKFKIEAREKLQHIENQLQQAAGRLKAGRQEEKNCSLKAKNAEIAYLEGLEKTGFFTEAEYKKAVLPDSQIKQEKRERDEYREKLLEAETVYKQYEKLAGDKQIIDIKALEEMKKAADEEVEKLDKEAAIAIARHGGNLAARKAMKQLEEGHEKIRGHYQVIQRLNQAANGKLGGTAGLDFQTYVQRQYFTQMIQAANHRLYYMTGGQFILQCRTMDALGKQGEVGLDLDVYSMVTDTVRDVKSLSGGESFMAALAMALGMADIIQQTAGNVRMEAMFIDEGFGSLDEESRYRAVEILRELAGEKQVIGIISHVAELKEQIDKRLVVRKTERGSRIEA; via the coding sequence ATGAGGCCGGAAAAATTGATATTATCCGCTTTTGGCTCATATGGAGGCAGAGAAACAGTAGATTTAGAAAAAATAGGACGTGGGATTTTTCTTATAACAGGAGATACAGGAGCAGGGAAAACTACAATCTTTGACGGTATTGTTTATGCTCTTTACGGGGAAACCAGCGGAGGCAGGCGGGACGGGACCATGATGAGAAGCCAGTATGCGGCTTCTGATGAGGAAACGTATGTAGAGCTGGAGTTTTCTCAAAGAGGAAAGCGCTATTATATAAAAAGAAGTCCGGCCTACGAAAGGGTGGGCAGAAGGAAAAATAAGGACGGAGAGTATCCTATGGTCCAGGTGGGGGCCAAGGTGTGCCTTATAATGCCCGACGGCACAGAATATCCGGGAAATATTAGAGATGTAAATGAAAAAATTCAGGAGATTATAGGAATTGACAAAAATCAGTTTGCCCAGACAGGAATGATTGCCCAGGGAGAATATTTAAAGCTTTTACTGGCCTCCTCCAGGGAAAGAAAAGAAATATTTTCTAAGATTTTTAACACAGGGATCTACGGGAAAATCCAGAGAATTTTAAAAGACCAGGCCGGGGAAATGTTTAAACAGCTGGAGGAGAAGGAAAAGCTTTGGCTCCATGAGGCGCGCCAGGTGGAGCCCTTAGAAAACAGCAGTCAGGCAGAGCTGTGGAGAGAAGTAATTCAGTTCCCCGAAACGAAATCAGGGGAAGGGGAAAAAATTTTAAATGAGATATTAAAGGAAACAGAAGCTGATGAAAAGCTGTGGAGGCAAAAGGTTGAGGAAGGCAGAAGGATATCAGGACAGTTAAAATTACAAATTCAGACAGGAGAAGAAAACAATTATTTGCTGGACCAGAAAAATCAGGCGAAGGCCCGGCTTACTATGCTGCAGGAAAAAAGAAGCTGGTGGGAGGAAATAAATAAAAGGCTTGGCCTGGCGGAAAAAGCAGAGGCCGTAAAGCAGCTGGAAAATATTCTGGATAAGGAAAAGCAGGAATTTTTTCTGGCAGCAGGAAGAAATGAAAAAACAGTCAAAGAGCTGGAAGAGTTAAAAGGAGAAAAGGAGGAGGCAGAAAAGACGGCGGCTGTCTGGGAGAAAGCAGAAAAAGAGGAAGCCCCAAAGCTTTATGGGGATATTGCCAGGTTAAAAGAAATTATGCCTCTTTATGAGATGGCAGACCAGGCGAAGTTTACGGAAAGTAGGCTGGCTGGTGAAAGAAAGCAGCTGGATGTGAAAAAAAGTGAGACGGAGGCAGAGATAAGCGAAATTAAGGGCCGTATAGAAAGCTTAAACCAGAGAGAGGAGCAGGGAAAGGATAGTCCTAAAAGGCTGATAGAGTGTCAGCTGAAAATAGAGCGGTTAGAAAATAGTCTGGAGGAATTAGGCCAGCTGGAAAAGTCGGTGTTTCAGGCGGAGGAGGGAAAAAATAAGGCTGAGGAAAGCCAGAAAAATACTGTGCAGCTTCAGGAAAAGTATAATAACGCCGTCAGAGAATATGAAAGGAAATACAAACTTTTTATTGCGGCTCAGGCAAGTCTTATGGCTGCAGATTTAAGGGAGGGGGAGCCGTGTCCTGTGTGCGGCTCAGTTTCCCATCCTAAAAAAGCAGAGCCCTGGACAGAGGCTGTAACAGAGGACCAGCTGAACAGGGAAAAAGAAAATAGAGATTACCTGGAAAAAACGCTGAGGGAAGCTGCAAAAAACAGCGGAAAGGCAGTGCAGGAGGCCGGTTATCTGGCGGAAAAAGTAAGGGAGCTGGAAAATAAACTGCAGCCTTTTCTGCCTCAAAGCGACAACAGCTGTGAAGAAAAGGTAAAGGCAGGGCTTGCTTTGTGCAGGGACAGGCTGAAAGAAGCCAAAAAAGAGGAGCTTTTGCAAAAGCAGCAGGAAGAAGAGCTGGAGCAGGGAAGAGAAGAAAAAAAGAAATTGTCTCTTTCTTTAGAAAACAAACAAAAAGAAGCAGAAGGTCTGGAGAAAAGGATTCAGGAAATCGCCGCCGCCCAGGGGGAAAATAAGGTAAAGCTTCAGGAGATTTCCAGCCGTCTTCCTGAAATGTTAAAGGAGGAGGCAGATAAACAGCTTAAAAGTTTGTCGGACAGACTATCTGATATAGAAAAATTTAAAATAGAAGCCAGGGAAAAGCTGCAGCACATAGAAAATCAGCTGCAGCAGGCTGCAGGGCGGCTAAAAGCAGGGCGACAGGAAGAAAAAAACTGCAGCTTAAAAGCCAAAAACGCAGAAATAGCTTATTTAGAGGGACTGGAAAAAACAGGCTTTTTCACAGAGGCAGAGTATAAAAAAGCTGTATTGCCAGACTCCCAGATAAAACAGGAAAAAAGAGAAAGAGATGAATATAGGGAAAAGCTTCTGGAAGCTGAAACTGTTTATAAACAATATGAAAAATTAGCCGGAGATAAACAGATCATAGATATAAAGGCCCTGGAGGAAATGAAAAAAGCAGCAGATGAGGAGGTAGAAAAGCTGGATAAGGAAGCGGCTATAGCAATTGCCAGACATGGGGGAAATCTGGCTGCCAGAAAGGCGATGAAGCAGCTGGAGGAGGGCCATGAAAAAATCAGAGGCCATTATCAGGTCATACAAAGGCTGAACCAGGCGGCCAACGGAAAGCTGGGAGGAACTGCAGGTCTGGATTTTCAGACATATGTGCAAAGACAGTATTTTACTCAAATGATTCAGGCAGCCAACCACAGATTATACTATATGACAGGGGGACAATTTATTCTGCAGTGCAGAACCATGGACGCCCTGGGAAAACAGGGGGAGGTTGGACTGGACCTGGACGTGTACAGTATGGTGACAGACACTGTGCGGGATGTAAAAAGCCTGTCTGGAGGAGAGTCCTTTATGGCCGCATTAGCCATGGCTCTTGGAATGGCTGACATTATCCAGCAGACAGCTGGAAATGTAAGAATGGAAGCCATGTTTATTGATGAAGGATTTGGCTCATTAGACGAAGAATCCAGATACAGGGCAGTAGAGATTTTAAGAGAGCTGGCAGGGGAAAAACAGGTAATCGGCATTATATCCCATGTGGCAGAGCTGAAGGAGCAGATAGACAAAAGATTGGTTGTAAGAAAAACGGAAAGAGGCAGCAGAATCGAAGCATAA
- a CDS encoding MurR/RpiR family transcriptional regulator has protein sequence MLQDLYEQYKKNFSKSDFKIMEFLLRNQTDLQYITTKELASALNVSPSTLSRFWGKLNFSNMKDFKYYLRTQNMSSPSSRISGAMEQGRLLSSSALTEAFLINAEKTMQHLKEDHISRCASMIEKAKTIYILAPDASAGLAHIFCYRARRLGCQCVLLPSGSALYEYMINIGGRDLILMFGYSRLVSEIRVLLRHSREVHCKTILFTDLLADPDLEKADLICYTYRGEPDMYHSMIMPMTVLDLVILALTQSNFGPVERMSYLEQLRSKYKEYLRR, from the coding sequence ATGCTTCAAGATTTGTACGAACAATATAAAAAGAATTTTTCTAAATCAGATTTTAAAATTATGGAGTTTCTTTTGAGAAATCAAACAGACCTTCAATATATAACCACAAAGGAGCTGGCGTCTGCTTTAAACGTCAGCCCCTCCACCTTGTCCCGCTTTTGGGGGAAATTAAATTTCTCCAATATGAAAGATTTTAAATATTATTTAAGGACTCAGAATATGTCCTCCCCCTCCTCCCGCATTTCAGGGGCTATGGAACAGGGCCGTCTCCTTTCCTCCTCTGCTTTAACAGAAGCTTTTCTTATAAATGCAGAGAAAACTATGCAGCACTTAAAAGAGGATCATATTTCCCGCTGCGCTTCTATGATTGAAAAAGCAAAAACTATTTACATTTTAGCCCCTGACGCCTCCGCCGGCTTAGCCCATATTTTCTGCTACCGGGCCAGACGGTTAGGCTGCCAGTGCGTTCTCCTGCCCTCAGGCTCTGCTTTATATGAGTACATGATTAATATAGGCGGCCGGGATTTAATTCTTATGTTTGGCTATTCCCGCCTGGTTTCAGAAATTCGTGTTCTGCTGCGCCACAGCAGGGAGGTTCACTGCAAAACTATTTTATTTACCGACCTTTTGGCAGACCCTGATTTGGAAAAAGCTGATTTAATCTGCTACACCTACAGAGGGGAGCCTGATATGTACCACTCTATGATCATGCCTATGACTGTGCTGGACCTTGTTATTCTGGCTCTGACCCAATCTAATTTCGGTCCTGTAGAAAGAATGTCTTATTTAGAGCAGCTCAGGTCAAAATACAAAGAATATTTAAGAAGATAG
- a CDS encoding sugar phosphate isomerase/epimerase family protein: MADIGVSSCMMWNAQLEEMFRILYENGIDEMELWAQHFQHRRFSVEEYVKLSALYPIKSCVHSYSWDLNLASMNEGIRQASVEEVKKAVRLAYDIGAIEVTVHPGRETMKGDRQIYLDYMRESLKQIMDYAGQYHIDISLEIMEKIPKEIFTSLEEMEKVTQGFPCFYTLDVAHCDSVEEVRHILKSAVHLSKIHISNRKGNQLHTPLDKGDYDFTTLLKELEAAEIPIIIEGFDQDEKLSVLHENLEFIKKIGGKK; encoded by the coding sequence ATGGCAGATATAGGAGTTTCATCATGTATGATGTGGAACGCTCAGCTGGAAGAAATGTTTCGCATATTATACGAAAATGGAATTGATGAAATGGAACTGTGGGCTCAGCATTTTCAGCACAGAAGATTTTCAGTGGAGGAGTATGTAAAACTGTCTGCTCTTTATCCCATTAAGTCTTGTGTACATAGCTATAGCTGGGATTTAAACCTGGCTTCTATGAATGAGGGAATCAGACAGGCTTCGGTGGAGGAAGTGAAAAAAGCAGTGCGCCTGGCTTATGATATTGGGGCCATTGAGGTAACTGTTCATCCGGGAAGGGAAACCATGAAAGGGGACAGACAGATTTATCTGGATTATATGAGGGAATCTTTAAAACAGATTATGGATTATGCCGGACAATATCATATAGATATTTCCCTGGAGATTATGGAAAAAATTCCAAAGGAAATATTCACCAGCCTGGAGGAGATGGAAAAGGTAACTCAGGGATTTCCCTGCTTTTATACATTAGATGTGGCCCACTGCGACAGCGTGGAGGAGGTAAGGCATATATTAAAGTCAGCTGTCCATCTTTCCAAAATTCATATAAGCAACAGAAAAGGAAATCAGCTGCACACGCCTTTAGATAAAGGAGATTATGATTTTACAACACTATTAAAAGAATTAGAAGCAGCAGAGATACCTATTATTATTGAAGGCTTTGACCAGGATGAAAAGCTTTCTGTATTACATGAAAATTTAGAATTCATTAAAAAAATCGGAGGTAAGAAATAA
- a CDS encoding ABC transporter substrate-binding protein translates to MKKQLAVLLAAGLAVSAAGCSKTANTNETDVTAADTTEADAKEEGTEESARETLTGHITLYTSQPEEDAEKLINGFNKEYPDITVDVFRSGTEEVVSKVLAEKQVGALQADVLLVADNVTYEGLKAEDLLLAYQSPELEGIPAEYVDTDYMYTGTKVITTGIVYNTDLVKEQITSFADLTRDDLKDGGIMPSPLYSGAAAYNLGVMTRNSSLGWEFYEDLKSGGITVDKGNGAIQKAVVAGEKSWGILVDYMAVRSKNQGAPVEFVYPAEGSPAVTEPIGILKDSKMQDQAKAFVDFVLSEEGQKLAAEMGYTPVKEGVASPEGLKGISQLKQMSADPKELYADREADKEKFSQMFQ, encoded by the coding sequence ATGAAAAAACAATTGGCGGTTTTATTGGCAGCAGGATTGGCTGTATCAGCGGCAGGATGTTCAAAGACAGCAAACACAAATGAAACAGATGTTACGGCAGCAGATACAACAGAAGCAGACGCAAAAGAGGAGGGTACAGAAGAATCAGCCCGGGAAACCTTGACAGGTCATATTACTTTGTATACATCCCAGCCGGAGGAGGACGCTGAAAAATTAATCAATGGATTTAATAAAGAATATCCGGATATTACAGTAGATGTATTTCGCTCAGGAACAGAAGAGGTGGTCAGCAAGGTGCTGGCGGAAAAACAAGTAGGCGCTCTCCAGGCAGATGTACTTTTAGTCGCTGATAATGTTACATATGAGGGGCTGAAAGCAGAGGATCTTTTGTTGGCTTATCAGTCTCCTGAATTAGAAGGAATTCCTGCTGAATATGTAGATACAGATTATATGTATACAGGCACAAAGGTAATTACAACAGGAATTGTTTATAATACAGACCTGGTAAAGGAACAGATTACATCTTTTGCTGATCTGACGAGAGATGATTTAAAAGACGGAGGAATTATGCCAAGTCCTTTATATTCTGGGGCGGCTGCATATAACCTGGGGGTAATGACCAGAAATTCCAGTTTGGGATGGGAGTTTTATGAGGATTTAAAGTCCGGCGGAATTACTGTAGACAAGGGAAACGGAGCGATTCAGAAGGCAGTTGTGGCAGGAGAAAAATCATGGGGTATTTTAGTAGATTACATGGCAGTCCGCTCTAAAAATCAGGGAGCCCCGGTGGAGTTTGTTTATCCTGCTGAAGGGTCCCCGGCAGTTACAGAGCCTATTGGAATTTTAAAAGACAGCAAAATGCAGGATCAGGCAAAGGCCTTTGTGGATTTTGTGTTGTCAGAGGAAGGGCAGAAGCTGGCGGCAGAGATGGGATATACTCCGGTAAAGGAAGGCGTTGCTTCTCCAGAAGGCTTAAAAGGAATCAGCCAGTTAAAGCAGATGTCCGCAGACCCAAAGGAGTTATATGCAGACAGAGAAGCAGATAAAGAAAAATTCAGCCAAATGTTCCAGTAG
- a CDS encoding ABC transporter permease produces MKPKMKKINSSCFTVLFYAAVALIFIAPVFRLLLMSLKTDSGYSLNNYIKLLQDGRTGKAVANTIIIALSSTAIATVAGSILAFIMAYTNVKRKWFLQLLILFPFIIPSYIITLSWTTLLGKRGTINQFLGKFGIGPIDLYSIEGIILVMGICSIPVVYMSVIHMLRKIPKDLEWASRACGYNLWQTIWKVNLPQALPAIMAGAVLAFLAAIDNFSVPAFLGISSGVPVLSTYIYEKSISFGPNSFPIAAALSVVLSVIAVAGTLAESMVSRKATYMESIKEDYSVRISLSKGYRRLTEWACLGMLCLFNIVPLISMLTSSVAKNYGMKLTKDNFTLDNFTFVFQNRGVLQAIRNSLILAVVTCTVCILAGTAIAYIKVRKGSRAMKLVEKSASLTYAIPGIVLALSMIFHWVQPLPGVRPGFYGTISILVIAYITRYLILQIKGSTTAVLAIHPSLEEASKASGRSGIVMWIQILIPLLAAPVLSGSFLIFVSALTELTLSSMLAAAGTKTIGLTIFNFQQAGDYNLAAAMSAVIVALILTGYCLLHAGETDPGRLEEKINESVNKKCNAEIQKYPGPQPN; encoded by the coding sequence ATGAAACCAAAAATGAAAAAAATTAACAGCAGCTGTTTTACTGTATTATTTTACGCCGCAGTAGCGCTTATATTTATTGCCCCTGTTTTCCGCCTTTTGTTAATGAGTTTGAAAACAGATTCCGGCTACAGTCTAAATAATTATATAAAGCTGCTCCAGGACGGCAGAACAGGAAAAGCGGTGGCCAATACGATTATAATTGCCTTATCCTCCACTGCCATTGCAACAGTGGCAGGCAGTATTCTGGCTTTTATTATGGCTTATACCAATGTAAAAAGAAAATGGTTTTTACAGCTGCTTATATTATTTCCTTTTATTATTCCTTCTTATATTATTACCCTTTCCTGGACAACATTGCTGGGAAAAAGAGGAACAATTAATCAGTTTCTGGGAAAATTTGGAATAGGACCTATAGACTTATATTCTATTGAGGGAATTATATTAGTTATGGGAATCTGCAGCATCCCGGTGGTTTATATGAGCGTTATTCACATGCTGCGGAAAATCCCTAAAGATTTAGAATGGGCCTCCAGAGCCTGCGGCTATAATTTGTGGCAGACAATTTGGAAGGTAAATCTGCCCCAGGCCCTGCCGGCTATAATGGCGGGAGCAGTTTTAGCGTTCCTGGCAGCTATTGACAATTTCTCCGTGCCTGCCTTTTTAGGAATTTCCTCAGGCGTGCCGGTGCTCAGCACTTATATTTACGAAAAATCCATAAGTTTTGGACCTAACTCCTTTCCCATAGCCGCCGCTCTTTCTGTAGTGCTTTCCGTAATCGCTGTGGCGGGTACACTGGCCGAAAGTATGGTTTCCAGAAAAGCTACTTATATGGAAAGTATTAAAGAAGATTATTCTGTCAGGATATCCTTGAGTAAAGGGTACAGGAGACTGACAGAGTGGGCCTGCCTTGGAATGCTTTGCCTGTTTAATATTGTACCTTTAATCTCCATGCTTACCAGCTCTGTGGCGAAAAACTATGGAATGAAGCTGACAAAGGACAATTTTACATTAGATAATTTTACCTTTGTTTTTCAAAACAGAGGCGTACTTCAGGCTATCCGCAACAGCTTAATCCTGGCTGTTGTCACCTGTACAGTCTGTATTCTGGCGGGAACCGCTATTGCCTATATAAAGGTAAGAAAAGGCAGCAGGGCTATGAAGCTGGTGGAAAAAAGCGCCTCCCTTACATACGCCATACCGGGAATTGTGCTGGCTTTGTCCATGATCTTCCACTGGGTACAGCCCTTGCCGGGAGTTCGTCCAGGCTTTTACGGCACAATCAGTATTTTGGTTATAGCCTACATTACCAGATATTTAATTCTACAGATTAAAGGCAGCACTACAGCTGTTTTAGCAATTCACCCGTCCCTGGAGGAAGCTTCTAAAGCCAGCGGAAGATCAGGGATAGTAATGTGGATTCAAATTTTAATTCCCCTGCTGGCGGCCCCTGTGCTTTCTGGTTCCTTTTTGATTTTTGTGTCAGCTTTAACAGAGCTTACATTGTCCTCTATGCTGGCGGCGGCAGGCACAAAAACCATTGGGTTAACTATATTTAATTTTCAGCAGGCAGGAGATTATAATTTAGCCGCGGCTATGTCCGCAGTGATTGTAGCGCTTATTTTAACCGGATATTGTCTGCTTCACGCCGGTGAAACAGATCCGGGACGTTTGGAGGAAAAAATTAATGAGTCTGTTAATAAAAAATGTAACGCAGAAATTCAAAAATACCCAGGCCCTCAGCCAAATTAA
- a CDS encoding ABC transporter ATP-binding protein encodes MSLLIKNVTQKFKNTQALSQINLEIQESEFIAILGPSGCGKTTLLRLIGGFLEPTEGEIYMGDQLYSGKGAMVPVEERDLGMVFQSFALWPHMTVRQHVEFPMKSKRQKNLTSREKEEAVNNALECTGMTFYQNRLPGELSGGQRQRVALARAIVGKPSILLMDEPLSALDAELKIEMRKEIQDIHKITGATIIYVTHDQSEALAMADRIIIMKDGHIEQVGTPKEIYMEPKTSFAATFVSKCNLLEGSWMGSRFKVAGEDLFFEKENVAQAFLTQGVYPIRPEQFHMEKEGLGLKAVVTNKQYNGREIHYTVNYKNQLFTVYAGAGEEYEPGEEVRLILSA; translated from the coding sequence ATGAGTCTGTTAATAAAAAATGTAACGCAGAAATTCAAAAATACCCAGGCCCTCAGCCAAATTAATCTGGAAATACAAGAGTCGGAGTTTATTGCCATTTTAGGTCCCTCCGGCTGCGGGAAAACTACGCTTCTCCGCCTGATTGGAGGATTCTTAGAGCCTACAGAAGGGGAAATTTATATGGGAGATCAGCTGTACTCAGGAAAGGGAGCTATGGTGCCTGTAGAGGAAAGAGATTTGGGCATGGTATTTCAGTCCTTTGCTTTGTGGCCTCATATGACTGTTCGGCAGCATGTAGAATTCCCTATGAAAAGCAAACGCCAGAAAAACTTAACAAGCCGGGAAAAGGAGGAGGCGGTAAATAACGCCCTGGAATGTACAGGAATGACATTTTACCAAAACCGGCTGCCTGGAGAATTGTCGGGAGGGCAAAGGCAAAGAGTGGCTTTAGCCAGAGCAATTGTAGGAAAACCGTCTATTCTGCTTATGGACGAGCCATTAAGCGCATTAGACGCGGAACTGAAAATAGAAATGAGAAAAGAAATTCAGGACATTCACAAAATTACCGGGGCCACTATTATTTATGTGACTCACGACCAAAGTGAAGCTTTGGCAATGGCGGACAGAATTATTATTATGAAGGACGGACATATTGAGCAGGTAGGAACCCCTAAGGAAATTTACATGGAGCCTAAAACCAGCTTTGCGGCTACATTTGTAAGTAAATGTAATTTGCTGGAGGGAAGCTGGATGGGAAGCCGCTTTAAAGTAGCCGGGGAAGACTTATTTTTTGAAAAGGAAAATGTAGCTCAGGCTTTTCTGACCCAGGGAGTATACCCTATCAGGCCGGAGCAGTTTCATATGGAAAAAGAAGGATTAGGATTAAAGGCTGTTGTAACCAACAAGCAGTATAACGGCAGGGAAATTCACTACACAGTTAATTATAAAAATCAGCTGTTCACTGTGTATGCAGGGGCCGGGGAGGAATATGAACCAGGGGAGGAAGTAAGGCTGATATTAAGCGCCTGA
- a CDS encoding phosphatase, producing MIPLFDLHTHTIASGHAFSTIKENVTEAAKKGMKVMGTSDHFCAMPETAGRIFFTNYRVLQNEIEGVRLLKGVEANIMDFRGKLDAEDQVLEKMDYVIASLHVPCIKSGTAEENTNALIGAMKNPYVKIIGHPDDDRFPLEYERLVKAAKAEKAVLEVNNSSFRPASGRQNAEKNVSVFLDLCRIYHVPVILGSDAHIYYDVGEMDYGLKAIRENHFPEELVVNFHMDRLSWVLNQK from the coding sequence ATGATACCGTTATTTGATTTACATACACATACAATCGCCAGCGGCCACGCCTTTAGCACCATAAAAGAAAACGTGACGGAGGCGGCCAAAAAAGGAATGAAGGTTATGGGCACTTCAGACCATTTCTGCGCTATGCCTGAAACAGCGGGACGTATTTTTTTTACTAATTACAGGGTTCTCCAGAATGAAATAGAGGGAGTCCGGCTGTTAAAGGGAGTAGAAGCTAATATTATGGATTTTCGGGGAAAGCTGGACGCAGAAGATCAGGTGCTGGAGAAAATGGACTATGTAATTGCCAGCCTTCACGTGCCCTGTATAAAATCAGGAACTGCAGAAGAAAATACAAATGCCTTAATAGGGGCCATGAAAAATCCGTATGTTAAAATCATAGGCCATCCCGACGACGACAGATTTCCTTTAGAATATGAAAGACTTGTAAAAGCCGCAAAAGCGGAAAAAGCAGTATTGGAGGTAAATAATTCTTCCTTCCGCCCTGCTTCCGGCAGACAGAACGCGGAAAAAAATGTATCTGTATTTTTAGACTTATGCCGGATTTACCACGTGCCGGTGATTCTTGGCAGCGACGCCCATATTTATTATGATGTAGGAGAAATGGATTATGGGTTAAAAGCAATCAGAGAAAATCATTTTCCGGAGGAGCTGGTAGTTAATTTTCACATGGATCGCCTTTCATGGGTTCTAAATCAAAAATAA
- a CDS encoding SOS response-associated peptidase family protein translates to MLRRKRNRAKDKITFLRKDGIALYIAGFYSWFQDKPCFVILTTRANSSMKSTHSRMPLILEPDQVREWLENNEKTKDILNQESCMLKKEAEYEQQRLPFF, encoded by the coding sequence GTGCTTAGGAGAAAGAGGAACAGGGCAAAGGATAAAATCACCTTTTTAAGGAAGGACGGCATAGCGCTTTATATAGCTGGTTTTTACAGCTGGTTTCAGGACAAACCCTGCTTTGTAATACTGACCACAAGGGCCAACAGCTCTATGAAGTCTACCCACAGCCGTATGCCTTTAATTTTGGAGCCGGACCAGGTAAGGGAATGGCTGGAAAACAATGAGAAAACGAAAGACATATTAAATCAGGAAAGCTGTATGCTGAAAAAAGAGGCAGAGTATGAGCAGCAGCGTCTGCCTTTTTTCTGA